A segment of the Meriones unguiculatus strain TT.TT164.6M chromosome 10, Bangor_MerUng_6.1, whole genome shotgun sequence genome:
tttgttccctGGAGATTTGGTCTTTTCTTACCACATACAAACTTTCTTCTCCCAACATAGAATAAAACCAATCAAACTTCTATGTATTTATTGcggataaatggtgggaactggaaaagatgatcctgagtgaggtatcccagaagcagaaagacacacatggtatatactcactcataagtggatattaggcatataatataggataaacctactaaaatctgtacacctaaagaaactaatcaagatgtaGGAtgctggctaaaatgctcaatccccattcagaaaggcaaagagggtggacatcagaagaaggagaaaacagggaacaggacaggagcctaccacaaagggcctctgaaaggctctaccctgcagtgtatcaaagcagatgctgagactgatggccaacctttgggcagagtgcagagaatcttatgaaataaatgggaaatagtaagtcctggagagaacaggagctccacaaggagagcaacaaaaccaaaaaatctgggcacagtatctaagactgatactccaaccaaggagcattgatggagataacttagaacccctgcacagatgtagcccatgacagttcagtgtccaagtgggttccaaagtaatgggatcagggactgtctctgacatgaactgattcacctgatctttgatcacctccccttgatgggggagcagccttaccaggccatagaggaagacaatgcagccagtcctgatgagacctgatagactaggatcagaaggaaggagaggaagacctcccctctcagtggacttggtgagggtcatgtgtggagaaggggaaaggaggatgagactgggtggggaggagggagaggtttttgggaggatacaaagtgactaaagtgtaattaataaaaattaaaattaaaaaaagagtagatGTGTCCTTTATGCCTAGTttattaagtttttttaaaaataatattattgaTCATTAACAAATAGTTTTCCTGAAGCTTACAATATTTTTGCTGTAAATACAATAAAGTAAAAGAGTATTAATggaatttggagaaaaaaaaccaTATTTGCATCCCTGACATAGGTGCCAATTTACTGTGATATATGCACTGTGATATACTGATCTCTGATATACTGCTTGATCTGATGTGCTAATGTTTTATTGAACATTTAGGTCTCTATTTTCAAACCAAGGAAGGCATATGTTTACTTTTATCTGATTTCAAGATGTAATTCCCAGTAGAAGgtataatatattatacaatcttttttttattatacaatcttaaaaaaagagagaaaaaaagaaaacaatactaATGGAATGGCCATTTCAAAATGCCTTCCTTTCTCgataatttaaaataagatatATAAAAGCAAATATGCTCCTGGCCAGGCAGATCAACCAGTGATACCCGGCTGGCCTTTGTGAGTGACATTCGAGGTCCAAACAACCACTCAGCCTCAGGAGTCACAAGATAACCTCTTGTCTGCAAAATCAGGTATTTGGCTCTCACCAATAATCATGTAAACAGGCCACTTCATGGTAAGTCCGTTGGGTACCGACCAACATTATTTTTGCCCCCTGCCCCCTGAGTAGAAATGAATCTTACCTGTGGTATTTTGTTTTTAGCATTTGACAAGATTGACATTTCaaattattggaaaaaaaaagaattcagtgaATGAATATCAGAGTTATAGTGTTGAAAAATTATTTAGCTGATGAATAAGGCAGAAACCTTGTTTCATGGTACACCCCCAAGTCACTCAAACAGATCAAGACTTAAATGCAACAAATAGGTTACCAAACGAAAAAAAATATGAGTGGATACTTCCTCTTTTTCTGTAGTTACTCATCTTTCTGTTTATTTGAACAAGTTTTTCTATAAGTTATATTTTTTCCTAGTAAACAAAAAATCAGATGCATTATGGGAAGGGATATGCCTTGTAAGTGCTTACATAATCCAAGCCTATTAGTCAAAATAGAGAACCACTCAAATCACACCCTTTGTAACCAAATTCCTCCTTCACTTGAACCCCATAAAGGAAGTTTCAAACAATAACTGGAAGAAACCCCCAGCGATAACTGGGGCCCTTGATTACCTCTATTCACGTAGCTGCTGTCAGTCTAGAAAGTGTGCCTACCTGTTCAACGGTCTTTCTTTGAATAGAGATTGCTCCTTACTTCCCAATGTGTGTGGGCTTGAATAACAGGCAAGAACCTAAAAACATCCTGGTCAGACCTCCACCATCAGTAACAGTGTAGtctaggctgccctcaaacttgttTGTGTACCTAAggctgtcttgtttttgtttgtttgtttgttttttgtttggtttttcttgagACTGTTCTGGACTAGGTTTtacagaccagactggcctctaaatcacagagatctacctgcctctgcctccctgagcgttgggatttcaggcatgtgcctGGCTTGTctttgaactctttttttttttttttaaccttttttttatctttgaaCTCTTAATTATCTTGTCAAAACCTACCAAGTCTTAGAATTAGAGGCCTATGTCACCACATCTGGTGGCAATTGCTTCATATTTTGGTCATTTCCTAGTTATATGGATTTGAACAtaaattctctttttctcccctggttttttaagacaggatttcttagCCCTGTTTCATAGCCCCGACTGTCCTGGGACCCAgaaactctcctgcctctgccccggctgggattacaggcatgtgccaccaccaccaccacacagctgTGCCCAGTGCGTTCTCACTAGGATTTGGaagcttctttcttcattaaACATTCTTTTGGCCAGGAGATGAttgcacacacttttaatcccagcacgcgggaggcagaggcagagagaggcagagaggtggagaggtggagaggcagagaggtggagaagcagagaggtagaggagagtTAAAggcaatctctgagttcaagtccagtctggtctacaggacagacagaactacacagagaaactctgtctcgaaagacaaaagcaaaccaaaacaattTCTCTTGGTTGTTATAAGTTATAAATAAGATTTCTAAAAAGTTTGttgccagttttttgtttgtttgttttcccagtttAGCCATTGCTACTATGGAGGGACAAAGTTCTGGAGATCTTTATTACGTCGTATTTACTGTTAGCATTTTCATTAAATCTAGCAAGATCTGATCATTATCACTCTAAATGTTTTTTCTCCACTTTCTTGGGAACTCTGTATGGAGTTCTGATTTCTTATttgtgcatctttttttttcatattttttctttttctttttcagtgctaGTTCTAGCTAATTTCCCCACACCTCTCAATTCATTAATTCTCTCTTTAGTTGTGCCCTATCTGCTCATTCATTCTGtctctttatctttattttatttcatatctatgaatgttttgcttgcttgcatgtatgtgtatcatATGTGCCTAGTgtgagtggaggtcagaagagggtcctctgaaagtcaAGTTACAGGAGGCTGAAAACCACCTGATacagatgctggaaactgaactcaggtcctctgtaagagcaacaagtattCTTAAGCACTGAACACTTTCTCTAGAGACATCCTAAGCCCCTCAACACTTTTTAGACAAAGCTGACCTCACATTCACTCTTTAGCACAGGCTGACCTTCAACTCCTGaacctcctacctcagcctcctaagtgtctgagatacagatgtgtgccatcagACTGGGCCCGGAGCTGCTTTCTAACTCATATATTCACATTTTCACTtcgaggctggcctccaactcagagatcctaaTTACTCCTAGTTATAGTTAGAATTCTCAGAATTCTGACCttccaaattgtttttttttttttttaattttttgttgcaGAATTTTTGCTATGAGTACAGGATATCTTTGAACGCATTCTTCCTGTTATGGCTTTTGAGTGTTAATATTATAGACATATGCTATCAAAAATCCTACTTACTGTGTTTGCCAACTTTTGATTCTTAGTTTGAAAAACTTTCCAAAGGTCAAGTGTATCACAAATGTCTTCATGCTTTGGCTGTGGTTCTGCATTTCTTTCTGTTATGAGTTCTAAGGATGTAATTaaaactccagaggcagaggcaggtgcatctcttgagtttgagaccagcctggtctacagagtaagttccacgACGGCCaggactctgttacacagaggaaccctgtctcaaaacacaaaccaaacaGGAACTCAAATCTATATAAGGTAAGGGCTTTAGCTTTCCTATTCTCAAAGAGAACCATCCACTCTTCACTCCCATAGGCCAGATACAGATCGATGTTTCTTGTGTGGGCAAAATGTGCACTTATTCCTTCTCCATCTTTCTCCACAGATGCAATATTCTCATGGTGCCAGCTTGATTTCCTAGGTCTCTGCTTGGCTTTAGCTTATGGGCTtgtctggctagttttatgtcaacctgatacaagctagagtcatcagagaggacaaagcctcaattgagaaaatgcctccataagatcaggctgtagggcattttatCAATTAGTGGTCAATGGGAAAGAGCCCAGCCCATGGTTGGTGATGccttccctgggctggtggttctgtcTTTCAAGaaaaagcaggctgggcaagccatgaggagcaagtcatgagtaagcagcacttctctatggcctctacatcagcccCTGCCTTCGggtccctgccctgtttgagttcttatCCTGAATTCCCTTGATGATAAAGTGTGATGTTGAagcaaattgctttcctcatgTTGTTTCTTCTCAGCATTAGAAACTCAAACAAAGACAAGCCTCATCTCGTGACAAGAGTATTTGAAAATCCATATCTCAAGGTCCTGAGATGGCACCTCATGTGTCTATCCCAACAGTCTACAGCTTGTATGGTCACTGTTCCTGTTTTCCATCCTTTGCATCCTTTCTctattcctttcctcttcttcctctttcttttctcctctcctgctctcctcacttctttccccaatttctctttccttttcttcctcattttctttacttcctccctttttccttttgtCTAGTTTAGCTATTTAGTTAAAACAATACTGGTTACATTTATACCACTATTTTTAAGGTACGTATAGGATAATTGACACTCATGGTTTGGTGGACTTTGTTTTACTGAACTGAAGAAGCCTTCTCAGGTAATTCACGGGGTATGTGGTCtccatttttgtattttattttatttttttactttgtctTCTATGCATTTTGTTTCCAAGAGTTTTCATTTTAGTTCTTTTCATCCCTTCTCTCCTGGTGGTCTTCCTCAGGACTGAGGGGTCCCTGGGCACTAACAGCTTTTAATAAGAGGGCAGGGTAGGTGAGTATGACTATCAGAAGCATATTCCATTAAgttggaatcttttttttttttttaattgttaccTAGTTGGGTGACCCGAAGGGTAAGTTAGTTGATTTTTGGGGGGTCATTTTCTGGTTTGTAAAGTGAAAGAAATAAGGCTCTGGAGGTAGGTAATAAAGAAGGGGAATTAGAAGTTGGGTGTTTATTGGCCAGGAGGGAGTTAGATGGGCATACTCAGTGATTCCATAAGTGATGGGAGGGAATTCAAGTCCTGAGTCCTAAGACAATGGCAAGAGGTTTACATGTGGTCAGTCTTCCTAGGGACTATTTCAGGCCCTGTGGTACAGATAAGGGTCTAGAAATAGATGTTGAGGTTACTCAGCTCACCCCATTGGATGCCTGTTTCAGGTGAACCATGCTTCTGAAGCATTCTTTATATTCACTGGAGACCTCATTTTAATTACTGGTTTATGCAGagtctggttttctgtttttgaatcCTGGAATGACATCCCAATGAGATGTATGCCAGCAAAAGCATTATCAGAAATGGCTGGTTGTTACACCTTCCCTGTTTCTGAGGTTGGCCAAAGCCTTGGTCCCTCTTCCTTTGACCTAACACAGTTAGGTTTTTGGGAGCATTTTCTGTCTGGCTATGTTTCTCCAAGCCAGCTTCAAAGGCTGAGCATTAGTAGAGGAAATGAGGTTGTCTTTTTTTCAGGTGCTCGGCTGTGACTAgcaccaccttccctcctctttaCTTACAGTAACAGGCCAGAAGATGAAGGGCATGTATCTGTTGATGGCAAAGCTGTAAAGGAATATGAAAAAAGAGATGATGGACACCTCCATAGTAAGAAGCAGGATCAGGAGAGGGTGTCCACCCACTGATTCGAAGAGCTCCAGAGCAATGATTGCGCAGGCCTGGATGGAAAAATACATACACCTGAGCTGCTCAAAGGGTCTCCGGTACCTGTGAGGACCTCCCCCAAGACACACCCCTGGGATTCCAATCCTCTTTACCAAAGTTACGATCTTGGCTATGGCGTGTCCTGTCAACCAGAACTCTTTATTGCTGTCTTTGAATTCCCACCTGTAGCGTTTAAACCCTTTTTTTGCTTCCTTGGGCTGGCCAGGTTGGCCAGGCTGGCCAGGCTTGGGCGGTGGTGCTGCCATGGTTAGCAGTAGTTCTCAGCTTCTTACCGCCCAGCTTTGCCTGCAGTCCCTGAACAGGCCCAGCTCTAGAGAGAGCCTGGTGTCTCCAGACCTGTTCAAGGGCAGCGCTCAACTGACCGCTGAGACCACAGGATTCCAATGCTCGCACTTGGTGAAGCGGGCTCGCGCGATTCACCTCGTGGAACAGCAGGGTCCCCTCCACTTGGCAGGGACCGGACACTTCCACATTCTACGCAGCAGCCTTCGCTGAGCCCCCCTTGTCCTAGAGAGGCCCTCCTTGAAAAGGAGTCCCAGGTTTGTGGCTGTCTCTCCCTGGGGTCCTGCCCCTCCCGACCTCCTTTTGGAGCGAATGGAAGTATGACGCGGTTTTTACACAAGGCATGGCGCGGTTTTTACACAAGGCCACACGAGGAAGCAGAAGTGTTGCGGACTTGGCAGCCTTTATGGTCACACATATGCGGGCGTGGGAGCTCTGTGAAGGCCCGGGGGAGTGATTATACGTGGACACGAGTCTCTGCCAAATGCTGGGGAGGGCTGGGTGTCTTCAGCGTAGATTGAGCCTCGATGGGGCGGTGGCGGGAACTATTCTTGGAGCCTTTTTCCTGTTACTACTCATCGTCTTGACAACCATCAACGCATCGAAGACACAGGACCTGTCAGACACAACACAGGTGGGAAGGAAAGGCCAGATTACAGCTAGCTCAGGGAGACAGTGGGCTTTGCCAGCCACAGTCGTCTGACCTTGTGACTATCCATTAGATCAGAGTttatcaacctgtgggttgctACCCTGTGGGACGAATGCCGTTTTCCCAGGGGTCGACTGAGACCAATAGAAAACACAGAGATTTACACTGgaattcaaaacagtagcaaaatttcagGTATGAAGTGGCAAGAAAAATTATTTAAGGGTTGGGGGGTTGGGTTGCCACAACATGAGGAGaggcagcattagggaggttgagaaccactgaactagATAATGATCTCTGCAGTTCTGAGTGCCTGGCAGAGTTGAGGCTGGGGTGATGACTGGTCTGAGGCTCTTTTTAAGGGGAGGGGATGGGTTTGAGATTCAGAAAACTCACCTGCGGAGGCTGTGAGATGAAGGGTTGGCTAAGACAGGAAGACATGGAGGTGAGCTGATGCCAGTGCAGGCAAGAAGAAATGGaggctgtgggtgtgtgtggacCCAGGCAGTACAAAGCTCAGGATTACAGCACCTGCTATTCCAGCCATGGATGTTGTTTCTCTTTGGATAACTTGATGACAAGAGGCCTTTTCAGCCTCTGTGTGAGTTTCTCAGGGGAAGGGGCTCTGTTCCCAGGGCCCAACTCCAGCTTGGCATGATGCAGTGGAACTGACATATATTCACCAATCATGAAATGAGCTTTAACAacttaaactcttttttttaaagtttattccttccttccttccttccttccttccttcctttctttctttctttctttctttctttctttctttctttctttctttctttctcccatgtttgtgtgtgtgtgtgtgtgtgtgtgtgtgtgtgtatgtgtaggcctGTGCATGCCACAACATCTGTGTGGAGTTTAGAGATACCATGAACTACTTGGCTATGTCCTTCCATTGTTTGGATCCCAGGGCTGTAACTCAGGCCATCATGCTTGATGGCAAGTACCACTGAGGCATCCCCCCTGTGttaaactatttttctttcttggttacCTTCTGTCCACATTGTTAAACATGAACCAAGtcccattttcttttcctattcttCAAGCATTTGATTGGCTATTCCTTACATTCTTCCATTTGATATGGATTTGGGTACAGTTTATCTAAGCCATGTGACCCTGGAGAAAGCATTTAACCCCTTTCTAAGCACATGGCTCTCCGTAAACATGAAAGTTTGAAGATTAAGTCAGGGACCAGGTAAGTGGTGCTGTAGCCACAGTGTTGGCCTAGAATgcaagaggccctgggtttgaccccccAGCAATGCATAAACtaagcacagtggtgcatgcttgCAATCCAGGGAAGGGAGGAATAGaagcaggaaaatcagaagttcaaggttatcctcaactGGAGCAAGTTGGAGGCTGGCCTGGATTAGATACAAAACAACCACAAACATGAATGAGACGCTGAGACTGGTGCAGGGCATACACTGGGCGTTTCCACACATGCAGGACACCTTCCCCCTGGAACAGGCCGAGTTGCTCACTTCTGACaacctcttcccctcctctcttaTAGCTGTGTTTAATAGCCCAGAGAAGTCAAAGTCATAGTGTGGTGTTCTCAATGAGAAGAGCCTCTGTAGGGTCATAGAGCTGAATGTCTGGTTCCCAGTTTGTAAACTCTttaggaaggattaagaggtgtggccttgttggaagaggtgtatCACTGGtggtggactttgaggtctcaaaagTCCAAGCCagctgtaaaagaaacattactaaaacttaaattacATAttgatccccacatattaataataGGAtacttcagcaccccactctctcCAATAGACAGATGGAgatagaaactaaacagagaaagaacaacattaacagatgtcatgaatcaaatgggtctaacagatatctacagaacttttcacccaaacacaaaagaacataccttcttctcagcacctcacagaactgtctccaaaattgaccacatagttggtcataaagccaaccctcaacagatacaagaaaactgaaataaccccttgtatcttatcagaccaccaagtATTAATGCTggaatcaacaacagaaacaaccataagcctataaactcatggaaactgaacaaatctcTACTCAATGATCATTGGGttagggaagaagtaaagaaaaaaattaaagacttgaTAAAATTtagtgaaaataaaggcacaacatagccACACttatgggacacacacacacacacacacacacacacacacagcagtgctaacaggaaagttcatagtgctgtgtgccttcataaaaaaaaagttgaatctCGTACTATCaatttaacagcacacctgaaagccctagggggaaaagaagaagcaaacacacctagGAGGAGCAAATGgcaggaaataatgaaactcggggctgaaatcaataacttagaaacaaagaaagcgatagaagaaacaatgaaaccaagagctggtttcaTTGAAATCCATTGATTTGGAGAAAAATCAACCAAATAGATAGACCtcttgccaaactaactaaaaggcagatagacagcatccaaatcaacaaaatcagaaatgaaaagggggacataacaacagacactggggaaatccaaagaatcattatgtcttacttcaaaaggctatattcacaaaatttgaaaatataaatgaaatggataattttctggctagatttcatttaccaaagttgaatcaagatcaggaaaacaaGTTAAATAGTCCCCAAACCTGAAAGGAGATAGAACTAGTCATTAATTGTCTCCCAACAaaaaaaggcccagggccagaaagtctcagcgcagaattttaccagacctttaaaaaaagaactaatatCAATATGCATCAACCTACTCCACAAAGTAGGAATGGAAGGAACaatgccaaactcattctatgagccCACAGTCACCCTAATATCTAAACCACATAGAATTATCATAATGTACTAAGCCTCTGAATTTGTAAACTATCCCGAATTAAGTATTTTTCTTATTATACTTGCCTTTGTTAtagtgtctcttcccagcaatagagaCCCtgttgtattaaataaaaaatgagtgttgggatatataatgtatattatttaccctaagattatcatggtggcATTCTTTAACCtgttatcacaaataataagaaacagacacctgttagattttataattgccttatttaccttaggCTGGGCAAATATTTCACCTATGCtaactcaataacctcaccatccatttcCCAGCCTCCATCCATTGCCATCCACTGTAATCCTCcccatctggtctaccttccatccataatcccatggtacttgcttgcattcttcatctgggtcttttcatgccattatcagagtccttcctcttggcccacatggttttttctccacactaacccatcgtggtgtttctttcttgcttttttctcTGTCGCCTAGCCATTCTGCCCTGCCTAGGTACAGGCCAGTCAATCAACCAATCATGTACGTCTTAGGCAGGTTCACAAAACAAGGAGAGGTGTAATCAATTATTGAGGGACAAGATCGGAACAACCCCCAACAAGACCCTAAGATACTGTCTGTCTCTACCAGCCTGAAACAGACCCAGCAACCTCCTTCTAGCTTACACCTGTGCCACGGCTTCGTATGCAGCATTCTCCCATCACACCTGCCCCTTGGTCAGCTTCAGGGATTCTCATGCCACCCAAGGTGAAGGCTAAATCTATCATGGGCCCCAAGGTCCAGCCTGTTCCTCAGATTTTCCAAACAAAATCcaaggggcgggggcgggggagcAGACATTTGGGATAAAAGAGATGTCAGAGGAGCCATCTAGATAGGTTAGCCACgaaggtgcttgttgccaagcctgatgacctcagtttAATAACTGGAATTGTCATGATagagggagagaaccaattcccataagttgtcctctgtcctccatataCGTGttgtcaccacacacacacacacacacacacacacacacgctaaataaatgttttaaaaaaacaaaagtgttAAGAGTTAAAATGGAGAAGTAAGAACACTAAGGATGAGAAATAAAAGGCCCTGCAGTTGGGTATGAGTTAGGCAAACTGACCAGATAAGGGCTCTGGGAACAAAGTCAGTATAGACAGGCCAGTTGATTCCTCTCCAAAATTCCCTGACTTGGGCAATGTATACAGGGCAGCCTTGCCCTTTTCCACACTGTATCTAATGCACTAATTGTAACAGGTGAAATTGTAAGTAGGAATGGCTTCTGGCAAGAGGCTTCCACCTGTTCCAGAAACAACACCCTAGAGCATTCCATAGAGATGAAGTAGCTATGAGTTACTGTAGCTATATCTTGGTAGGTATGATAACAGTTAACTTTCCATAGAGGCTGAAGGGGAGGACTCATGGTAAAAGAATCTGGTCATATCTGCATGAGAACAAATGGAATATAGTCTCATATCTAGCAGACTCAGCCAAGGGCAGAATACAGGAAGACCTTCACAGTAGGCAACTAGCAACACTAGCTACCGCCAGGGGATGAGCAAAGGTTAGAATACAGGCTTCTTGTGGAATCACCACCGTTGCTGGCAAGCACTGTGCATGTGGCTTGTGGTCACTTGCATGGCTGATCCACAGGGCTTGCAAAGTGCCCTCTTGTGATACGCTCAGAGAACTGTCCAATCTCAATAGGACCTATTTCTGTCTATGGCCACTTTCTGCCATATGTCCTATAAAAAGCTGCTAAATAAACAGCCTGATGTTTTCCTCTATCTTGGGGCTCCCTCTGAagctttgtcttcttcctgaagCTCTGCTTTCTgccataaatcttaaaaagaagtatttttaaaacagccATCAGATACCCTGGGTCTAAAGCtgcaggtggttatgagccaccatgtgggtcctggaaactgaactcagatcttctggaaaagcagccagtgttctcaacaGCTGAACATCTCTCCAGACTCTATGCTACAAATCTTTAATTTCTCAACTTTAAGCTTTctgttttacattaaaaaaaaaaaaggcttatgtGTAtctatgtttttctctgtggGTATGTATGTGCCAGTGTATCTGCATGTGGATACCTGAAGAGGCAGTTGGACCTTGTGGAGCCAGAGATCCAGGCGGTTGTTAGCCA
Coding sequences within it:
- the Cmtm2 gene encoding CKLF-like MARVEL transmembrane domain-containing protein 2, which produces MAAPPPKPGQPGQPGQPKEAKKGFKRYRWEFKDSNKEFWLTGHAIAKIVTLACAIIALELFESVGGHPLLILLLTMEVSIISFFIFLYSFAINRYMPFIFWPVTEIFNNLFSGVFLVGGMIFAIKARRTVPMSYVTAVILMGVGAIFSFIDVFLQKPHFKNVRLRKSRLPLLYY